The stretch of DNA GCCGCTTCAGCCAGCTGCGCAGCTCTCCGGGGGTGTGCTCGGCGGCGTAGCCGACGGCCGTCCGGTCGAGGGCCTCGATCGCCTCGGGGGAGCGGAGCTTCGCCACGGTGTCGGCGATGAGGCCGACGCGGCGCGCGTCGAGGACGCCGTCGCGGAACGCCCCCCAGACGGCGAGAGTGCGGTCGCGGACCTCCTCGCCCTGCACGACGATCCGCCAGACCGAGTTCTCGGTGATGCCGAGCAGCTGAGCGATCTCGAGCGCGATCCCGCGCCGCGCGAGCTCCTTGCCGATCGACACCTCGTCGCCGGCGTCGATCCGGCGGATCTCCCGCTCGCGATGCGTGAGCACGAGGTTCCACTCGGCGAACTCCGCCTGTGCCCGCGCACGCCGCACCTCGAGGAAGGCATCGACTGCGGGCGAGGTCATGTCGACCAGTGTAGAACAGATGTTCGAGAAAGGGGCCGAAAGCGTTGGGCTTTCTCGTCAGGTGAGACTGCGCGCAGGCGGCCGCGAGGCCATCAGGATCGCCGCGACGACCGGCAGCGTCAGCAGCGCGGCCACGCCGCTCAGCGCACCGAAGCTCCACAGCGCCACCACGACGCCCGCCACCAGTCCGCCGAACGCGCCGGCGAGGTTCATGGTGAGGTCGCTGAATCCCTGGACGAGCGGCCTCACCTCGGGGTCGACGCTGCGGGTGAGCAGGGCGGCGCCCGCGATGACCGACATCGACCAGCCGACCCCCAGCAGCACCAGGCCAACCGTGATCTGCACGTTGGACTCCCCGGCCGTGCCGGCGATGCCGCACGCGAGGATCAGCACCGCCTGGCCCATCAGGATCGTGGGCTCGGCGCCCCAGCGGTCGGTCATCCACCCGAAGACGGGCGAGAGCGCGAACATGCCCGCGATGTGCAGGCTGATGGTGAAGCCGATGATCGACAGCGAGGCGCCGTGGCCCGACATGTGAACCGGGGTGAGCGCCATGACCGCCACCATGACCGCGTGCGACAGGGCGACCGAGGCGATCGCTACGGCGGTGGTGCCGCGGACGTGGGGGAGTGCGGCGGCGATCCGCGGCGGGGGCGGGGCGGCGGCGGCGCGACGGGCGGGCGGAGCGGGACGGAGCAGCAGGCACGTCAGCAGCCCGGCGCCCGTGAACGCGATGGCGGAGAACACCTGCGGACCGGCGAGCTCGGGGATGCCGAGCGCGCGGGCCACGGAGGCACCCGGACCGGTGAGGTTCGGGCCGGCCACCGAGCCGATGGTGGTGGCCCACACGACGAGCGAGATCGATCGGCCCACGGCTGCGGGCTCGGCACGGTCGGCGGCCGCGAACCTCGACTGGAGGTTGGCTGCCGTGCTGGAGCCGAACAGCAGGAAGCCGAGCAGCAGCAGCGGCAGCGAGGCCAGTTCGGCACCGATGACGACGGTGACGGCACCCAGGGCACCGCCCAGCCAGCCGGCCGTCAGCGCCGGCCGGCGTCCACGATGCACCGCGAAGTTCGACAGCGGGATGGTGAAGCCGGCGGCGCCCAGCGTCATCGCGACGACGGAGAGACCGGCCCAGCCGGCCGAGCCCGTGACGTCCTCGATCAGCAGGGCGCCGACCGCGAGCCCGGCACCGTTGCCGATGCCGCCGACCACCTGGGCGAGGGCCAGCGTGCCGACGGTGCGGCGCTGCGCGGGCCAGGTCACCTCAGGCCCAGATCGTGACGCGCTCGGCCGGGTCGAGCCACAGGGCGTCGTCCGGCGTCACGTCGAAGGCCTCGTAGAAGGCGTCGATGTTGCTGACGACCTGGTTGCAGCGGAACTCCGGGGGCGAGTGCGGGTCGACCGTGAGGCGGCGGATCGTCTCGGCCGGGCGCACCTTGCCCTGCCACGCGCGCGCCCACGCCAGGAAGAAGCGCTGGTCGGGGGTGAGCCCGTCGATGGGCTCCGCGGGCTTGTCCTGCTGCGCCAGCCGGAACGCGAGGTGAGCGATGCCCAGTCCGCCGAGGTCGCCGATGTTCTCACCGATCGTGAGCGCGCCGTTGACCGTCTGCCCGTCGGCGTTCTCAGGGCTGAGGTCGTCGTACTGCGCGATGATCCGCGCGGCGAGGGCGTCGAAGGCCGCGCGGTCGTCGTCGGTCCACCAGTTGCTCAGCGCGCCGGTGCCGTCGTACTGCGAGCCCTGGTCGTCGAAGCCGTGGCCGATCTCGTGGCCGATGACCGAGCCGATCGCGCCGTAGTTCACCGCGTCGTCGGCCTGCGCGTCGAAGAACGGCGGCTGCAGGATGGCGGCGGGGAAGACGATCTCGTTCATCGTCGGGTTGTAGTAGGCGTTGACCGTCTGCGGCGTCATGTACCACTCGTCGCGGTCGATCGGCTGCCCGATCTTGGCCAGCTCGCGGTCCATCGCCACCGACTGGGCCCGGCGGGCGTTGCCGACCAGGTCGGTCGGGTCGGTCTCGAGGGCGTCGTAGTCCTTGAAGCTCTCGGGGTGCCCGATCTTCGGGGTGAACGCGTCGAGCTTGGCCAGCGCGCGCTGCTTGGTCTCGTCGCTCATCCAGGGCAGCTCGCGGATGCTGATGCGGTAGGCCTCGAGCAGGTTCGCGATGAGCTCCTCCATGCGCGACTTCGCCTCGGCCGGGTACTCGGTGCGGACGTAGATCTTGCCGACGGCCTCGCCCATCGAGCCCTCGACGAAGCCGATGGCGCGCTTCCACCGCGGGCGCAGCTCGTCGGTGCCCTGGAGGGTCTTGCCGTAGAACGCGAAGTTCTCCTCGACGAAGTCGTCGGACAGGAACGGCGCCGCGCCGTGCACCAGCTGCCAGCGCAGCCAGTCCTGCCACGCGGGCAGGACGTCGTCGGTGAGGAGGGTCTGGAGGCCCTCGAGGTAGGACGGCTGCGAGACGACCGCCTCGGCCAGCACGGCCTGCTCGATGCCGGCGGCCTCGGCCCAGGAGCGCCAGTCGAACGCGGGCGTCAGCGCGCCGAGCTCGTCGAGGGTCTTGAGGTTGTAGGTCTTCTGGGCGTCGCGCACGGCGACCCGGTCCCAGTGGTGCGACGCGATGCGGGTCTCGAGGTCGAGCACACGGTCGGCGCGCTCGCTGGCGTCGGAGAACCCGGCGAGCTCGAGCATCGTGGCGATGTGGTCGCGGTAGGCGTCGCGGACGTCGGCGAACTGCTCGTCGCGGTAGTACGACTCGTCGGGCAGGCCGATGCCGGCCTGCACGACGTGCGTGACGTAGCGGTCGGGGTTGCCACGGTCGGGGGCGATGTAGAGGCCGATGATGCTGTTGACGCCCTCGCGCTCCAGCGTGCCGAGGGTGCGGACCAGCGAGGGCACCGAGTCGATCGCGTCGATGCGGGCGAGGTCGTCGGCCAGCGGGGCCGCGCCGAGCTGCTCGATGCGCTCGGTGTCCATGAAGCTGGCGAAGAGGTCGCCGATCTTGCGCTGCTCGTCGTCCTGCGGCTCGGCGGCGGCCTTCTCGACGATCGAGCGGACCAGGATCTCGGCCTCGTCGACCAGATCGACGAACCCTCCCGCGGTGGCCCGGTCGGGCTTGATCGGCGTCTCGCGCAGCCACGGCCCGTTCACGTGTCGGAACAAGTCGTCCTGGGGGCGGATCTGGGAGTCGAAGGTCGATGGATCGAGGCCGTTGGTCACGCGGTTTAGGCTACACAGCGTGGCTCAGAAGACCGAGGTTGAACTGATCGTTCGTCGCACCGAGGACCTGGCGCCGCGACTGCGCCGCGTGGTGCTCGGCGGTCCCGCGTTCGAGGAGTACCTCGCGCACCACCTCGACTCCACCGACACCTACGTCAAGCTCGTCTTCGCCGACGGTGACGACACGGTGCTGCGGACCTACACGGTGCGGTGGGTCGACGCCGCGGCCGGCGAGCTCGCGATCGACTTCGTCACGCACGGCACCGAGGGCCTCGCCGGCCCGTGGGCGCTGCGCGCGAAGCCCGGGGACACGCTGCGGTTCCGCGGCCCCGGTGGTGCGTACCGACCCAGCCCCGACGCCGACCACCACCTCTTCGTGGGCGACGAGGCGGCGCTGCCGGCGATCGCCGCGTCGATCGAGGCGCTCGAGCCCGATGCGGCCGCCACGGCCTTCATCGAGGTCGACGGACCCGGGCACGAGATCGACCTGCCCAGCCCGGCGAGCGTCGACGTGAACTGGCTGTACCGCGACGGCGACGCGCCCGGCTCCACCACGCTGCTCGACCAGGCGGTGCGCGCGTGGGCGTGGCCCGAGGGGCGCGTGCAGGCCTTCGTGCACGGGGAGTCGGCGCTGCTGAAGTCCGTGCGGCCCTACCTGATGGACGGCCGCGTGGCCCGCCCCGACATCTCCGTCTCGGCCTACTGGCGCTGCGGCGAGACCGAGGAGGGCTTCCGCGCCTGGAAGAAGCAGCAGCAGGACGCGGTCATCCGCCCCGGCGCCTGAGCGTGGTCTCGATACGCCCTTCGCTGCGCTCGTGAGCTACTCGACCACCGGCTCCGTGGCCGTGGTCTCGATACGCCCCTCGCTGCGCTCGTGAGCTACTCGACCACCGGCTCCGTGCCCATGGTCTCGATATGGCCCTCCGCCGCCGGTGATCGAGTGCCGGCGAGCGCAGCGAGACGGTGTATCGAGATCCCGTGACGCCTCACCGGTAGCCTCGACTGGTGACCGAATTGCGCAACGTGGCCGTGATCCTCGCCGGTGGCACCGGGACCCGGGTGGGCCTGGCCATCCCGAAGCAGCTCATCAAGATCGCCGGCAAGACGATCCTCGAGCACACGATCTCCGTGTTCCAGGCCGCCGACTCGATCGACGAGATCATCATCCTGATGGCGCAGGGCCACCTCGACCCGGTGCACGCGATCGTCCGTGACGGCGCCTACCCGAAGGTCACGCAGGTCCTCGAGGGCGGCTCGACCCGCAACGAGACCACCAGCCTGGCGCTGAAGGCGCTCGGCGAGGAGGAGTGCAACGTCCTCTTCCACGACGCGGTCCGCCCGCTCGTCTCGCAGAAGATCATCACCGACGTCGTCGAGGCGCTGGGCACCTACGAGGCCGTCGACACCGCGATCCCGTCGGCCGACACCGTGGTGCAGGTTCATGACGAGCGCTCCGGCGACCTCGACACGATCTCCGACGTGCTGCGCCGCGACCTGCTGCGCCGCGGCCAGACCCCGCAGGCGTTCCGCGCGTCGATCATCCGCGACGCCTACGAGAAGGCGTGGCAGGACCCCGACTTCACCGCCACCGACGACTGCACCGTCGTGCTGCGCTACCGCCCCGACGTGCCGATCGCGGTCGTCCAGGGTCACGAGCGGAACATGAAGGTCACCGAGCCGATCGACGTCTACATTGCCGACAAGCTCTTCCAGCTGGCCTCCGCCGAGACGCCGGAGGAGCTCGACGACGAGGGGTACCGCGCCGCGCTCGAGGGCAAGACGATGGTCGTGTTCGGCGGCTCCTACGGGATCGGCGGCGACATCGCGAAGCTGGCCGAGTCGTACGGCGCCCAGGTGTACGCGTTCTCGCGCTCGTCCACGGGCACGCACGTCGACCGCCGCGAGGACGTCGCCGAGGCCGCGCGTGAGGTCATCGAGAAGGCCGGCCGCGTCGACTACGTCGTGAACACCGCGGGCGTCCTGCCGATCGGCGACCTCGCGGACACGTCGGAGGAGACGATCTGGGCCGCCACCGAGATCAACTACCTCGCGCCGATCTTCATCGCGCAGGAGTTCCGGCCGCTGCTGGCCGACTCGAACGGCTCGCTGCTGCTCTTCACGTCCTCGTCCTACACGCGCGGCCGCAAGGGCTACTCGCTGTACTCGTCGGCGAAGGCCGCCACCGTGAACCTCACCCAGGCGCTGGCCGACGAGTGGGCCGGTGAGGTGCGCGTGAACTGCGTGAACCCCGAGCGCACGGGCACCCCGATGCGCACCAAGGCGTTCGGCGAGGAGCCCGAGGGCACGCTGCTGTCGTCGGAAGAGGTCGCCCGTCGCTCGCTCGACGTGCTGGTCGCGTCGATGACCGGCCACGTGATCGACATCCGCCGCGAGGCGGGCCCGGCCGCCATCGGCGGGGGTCACTGAGGCTCGATGCCCCAGGTCACGGCGGAGGCGTGGGTCCCGGTCCCGCCCGACACGGCGTTCGCGGTCTCGCAGACCACGGGCGCCGTCCGGATGCGCTGGGACCCCTTCATCCGTGAGCAGCACCTGATCGACGCGGACCGGCCTGCCAAGGGCGTGCGCACGCACACCCGCGCCCGGGTCGGGCCGCGCATGGTCTCCGAGTACGTCTCCTACCGCCCGCCGACCTCGGTGGGCATGACGATGGTGACGGGTCCGTGGTTCTTCGCCTCGTTCGGCGGCGGCTGGCGGTTCGTGCCTGACGTCCGGGACGGGCGCGACGGCACGCGCGCCGTCTGGAAGTACACCTACTCCGTGCGCCCGTCGTGGCTGCGCTTCGTCGCCGAGCCGATCGGCCAATGGCTGCTCGGTCGCGAGATCCGCGCCCGGATCGCGGCGTGGGCGCGGGCGTGCGAGGACCCGGTCGTCCTCGACTCCCTCTGAGCGCGTCGCGCGCGATCGCGATACTGGACGCGTGACGGTCACCCGGCAGGATGTGCAGGCAGCAGCGCAACGCATCAAAGGCCGCGTGCGGCGCACGCCGCTGTGGCGGGCGTCCGCCGACGACTCCCTGTGGCTGAAGCTCGAGCAACTCCAGCACTGCGGTGTGTTCAAGACCCGCGGCGCGTTCAATCGCCAGCTCGCCGGTGTCGAGGCCGGTGAGATCACCGACGCCGGCATCGTGGTGGCGTCGGGCGGGAACGCCGGCCTGGCGCAGGCCTTCGCGGCCCGCGAGCTCGGCCTGAGGGCCACCGTCTTCGTGCCCGAGTCGGCGCCGCAGGTGAAGGTGGACCGGATCGCGGCGTACGGAGCCGAGGTGCGGCGGGTCGGCAGCGAGTTCGCGGAGGCGTACCGAGCGTCCGTCGACTTCGCGGAGCAGTCCGGGGCCGTGCTCGCGCACGCCTACGACCAGGTGGAGGTCGCCGCC from Aeromicrobium phoceense encodes:
- a CDS encoding MFS transporter, whose product is MTWPAQRRTVGTLALAQVVGGIGNGAGLAVGALLIEDVTGSAGWAGLSVVAMTLGAAGFTIPLSNFAVHRGRRPALTAGWLGGALGAVTVVIGAELASLPLLLLGFLLFGSSTAANLQSRFAAADRAEPAAVGRSISLVVWATTIGSVAGPNLTGPGASVARALGIPELAGPQVFSAIAFTGAGLLTCLLLRPAPPARRAAAAPPPPRIAAALPHVRGTTAVAIASVALSHAVMVAVMALTPVHMSGHGASLSIIGFTISLHIAGMFALSPVFGWMTDRWGAEPTILMGQAVLILACGIAGTAGESNVQITVGLVLLGVGWSMSVIAGAALLTRSVDPEVRPLVQGFSDLTMNLAGAFGGLVAGVVVALWSFGALSGVAALLTLPVVAAILMASRPPARSLT
- a CDS encoding M13-type metalloendopeptidase; amino-acid sequence: MTNGLDPSTFDSQIRPQDDLFRHVNGPWLRETPIKPDRATAGGFVDLVDEAEILVRSIVEKAAAEPQDDEQRKIGDLFASFMDTERIEQLGAAPLADDLARIDAIDSVPSLVRTLGTLEREGVNSIIGLYIAPDRGNPDRYVTHVVQAGIGLPDESYYRDEQFADVRDAYRDHIATMLELAGFSDASERADRVLDLETRIASHHWDRVAVRDAQKTYNLKTLDELGALTPAFDWRSWAEAAGIEQAVLAEAVVSQPSYLEGLQTLLTDDVLPAWQDWLRWQLVHGAAPFLSDDFVEENFAFYGKTLQGTDELRPRWKRAIGFVEGSMGEAVGKIYVRTEYPAEAKSRMEELIANLLEAYRISIRELPWMSDETKQRALAKLDAFTPKIGHPESFKDYDALETDPTDLVGNARRAQSVAMDRELAKIGQPIDRDEWYMTPQTVNAYYNPTMNEIVFPAAILQPPFFDAQADDAVNYGAIGSVIGHEIGHGFDDQGSQYDGTGALSNWWTDDDRAAFDALAARIIAQYDDLSPENADGQTVNGALTIGENIGDLGGLGIAHLAFRLAQQDKPAEPIDGLTPDQRFFLAWARAWQGKVRPAETIRRLTVDPHSPPEFRCNQVVSNIDAFYEAFDVTPDDALWLDPAERVTIWA
- a CDS encoding SIP domain-containing protein, producing MAQKTEVELIVRRTEDLAPRLRRVVLGGPAFEEYLAHHLDSTDTYVKLVFADGDDTVLRTYTVRWVDAAAGELAIDFVTHGTEGLAGPWALRAKPGDTLRFRGPGGAYRPSPDADHHLFVGDEAALPAIAASIEALEPDAAATAFIEVDGPGHEIDLPSPASVDVNWLYRDGDAPGSTTLLDQAVRAWAWPEGRVQAFVHGESALLKSVRPYLMDGRVARPDISVSAYWRCGETEEGFRAWKKQQQDAVIRPGA
- a CDS encoding SDR family NAD(P)-dependent oxidoreductase, yielding MTELRNVAVILAGGTGTRVGLAIPKQLIKIAGKTILEHTISVFQAADSIDEIIILMAQGHLDPVHAIVRDGAYPKVTQVLEGGSTRNETTSLALKALGEEECNVLFHDAVRPLVSQKIITDVVEALGTYEAVDTAIPSADTVVQVHDERSGDLDTISDVLRRDLLRRGQTPQAFRASIIRDAYEKAWQDPDFTATDDCTVVLRYRPDVPIAVVQGHERNMKVTEPIDVYIADKLFQLASAETPEELDDEGYRAALEGKTMVVFGGSYGIGGDIAKLAESYGAQVYAFSRSSTGTHVDRREDVAEAAREVIEKAGRVDYVVNTAGVLPIGDLADTSEETIWAATEINYLAPIFIAQEFRPLLADSNGSLLLFTSSSYTRGRKGYSLYSSAKAATVNLTQALADEWAGEVRVNCVNPERTGTPMRTKAFGEEPEGTLLSSEEVARRSLDVLVASMTGHVIDIRREAGPAAIGGGH
- a CDS encoding SRPBCC family protein, giving the protein MPQVTAEAWVPVPPDTAFAVSQTTGAVRMRWDPFIREQHLIDADRPAKGVRTHTRARVGPRMVSEYVSYRPPTSVGMTMVTGPWFFASFGGGWRFVPDVRDGRDGTRAVWKYTYSVRPSWLRFVAEPIGQWLLGREIRARIAAWARACEDPVVLDSL